The genomic segment GTACATTTTGGCGCCACAAAAGTAAGTAACCCCCTATCTTTCGTATTAATCCTGAACCATCGAGCATCATTAAGATGCCTCGGATTTGAGCGTTAGCGGAATCCGGGGAGCTTCACTGAATTGTATAAAATTCAATCCCGTTTTGAACAATTTTCTCATATGCTGCACTTTTGTTAACTCAGTGCCGACAATCTCTTTTACAGGTATTTTCAGGCCAAAATTTTTTCTTAAATTCCCGGTTCCCAGACTCCGGTAACCTTACCACTTAAAGCCAACCTGCCCATACTTCTTTTCACGTCCCTGCTCACTGGAGAAGGCGCACCATCCTCTAACGGCGTTCCAGGTAGCGGTGTGAAATAATGGGAATGAATGCGACCGTTATTATCAACAATCCATTTTATCAAATCCAATGTATCTTTCTGATCATCCGGGGTCTCGCCGGGTAGCCCAAATATAACATCAATAATGGGTGTAAGTTTATATTCCAGACATAACTGTATCGCATTTTTTACTTCATCCACTCCATGCCCCCTGCCAATCTGATCAAGCACATCCTGGCTGCCGCTCTGCGCACCCAGGCTTAAGGATGTATTATGGCAGTATTGTTTTACCAGTCTAAGCATCTCCTCGGTCACGAATTCAGGCCTGACCTCTGAGGGAAATGTACCGAAAAATATCCTGCGCCCTTCCGGAATAGCTTCCAGCAGCGCCTCTACTTTATCCGGCTCCGGACATATACCATTTGAACCGTATGCAAAAGCATTGGGAGATACAAACCTCACATCCCGCATCATACCCGCATATTTTGCCACCATTTCGGGATGGCGGTGACGCATTCTGTGTCCGAACAGCCTGGGGGTCTGGCAGTAACCGCACTTGTGGGGGCATCCCCTGCTGATCTCTATGGCACCCATAAGGAGGTTGTTGCAGAAAGGTGGGTATCTATCAAGGTCTACATCAGGTCTTTTTCCTGTGTATATACAGTCTCTCACCTTAAGATATGCAATGCCTTCCACATCAATGGGATTTCCTTCCCTGATGCTTCTGATAAGTTCGGGAAGAGTTTCCTCTCCCTCCCCTATCACCACGTAATCGAAAAATTCCAGGCACTCTTTTGGCCTTACTGAGGGGTGTGGACCGCCTGCTATGAATATAGAATCTGTGGACGCATCTTTTATTTCCCTGAATACCTCATCTGCCTGTGCAGTTGCAAAGCTGTAGACCATTATCCCGTCAGTTGGCTGTTCCACCAGCTGTGCTCCATCAATAAGCGGCATCAGGGCTGCCAGGCTGTTCCGGTTCTTCTTATTCCACTTAAAATTCACATTCAAGGCATATACCCCTACATCTGGATAGGTGAAAGGGTCACACACAAAAGGCCAGCTGCAAAAACCAGGATTCCCAACATCTTTCTTGAGCTGCCGATCTCATCAGCATCATCCAGGGGTTCAGGATGTCCACCGGTTGCGAACAGCATAATAAACAATCCCCAGAATATCCACATGGCACCATTTTGATGCATAATATCATATACGAAAAATCCAATTGACAGCAGAATGAATGGCATTATCCTGGAAACAAGATCAGCTTTTGGACCCAGTATAGCCCATAACACATGTCCGCCGTCCAATTGACCGGCAGGGATAAGGTTCAGTGCAGTTACTAGCATTCCAACCCAGCCAGCAAAGGCCACGGGATGAATGATAATGTCTTCTCCTATGCCTCCCAGCAGGCTGCCGATAAATAAAAAAAGGGGAGGCAATGAAAGGTTGAGGAACATGCCATTTTCAGGCACTGCCAGTATTACTGGAGGAAGAGATAGCCCGATTGCTGTGACCACAATAGAAGCTATCAGGCCTACAACCGGCCCGGCCACACCTACATCGAACAATGCTTTCCGACTGGGGATTGGACCTTTATTTTTGATAACAGCACCCATGGTGCCTACGATACTGGGAAAAGGGATGAAATAAGGAAGCGACGTTTTCATGCCGTGGATCTTTGCCACAAAATAATGGCCCATCTCATGGGAGCCTAACACGAACATAATAGCAAGAGTGAAAGGAAGGCCTTTTATTATATCAATTGGATTAGAAAAAGGATGTCCTCCGAACATGAACAACGATCCCACGAACATAGTTGTGAAAAATGTAATTGAAGCCAACACCACATTGATCCAGATCCGCTCTTTTTGTTCTACAATTGGACTGACGACCAAGACATTTTCACCCAGTTCATAGCTCATCTGAACATCGTAACCCATATTGTTCAAAGGAACCCATAATCGTTTCAAAATATCTTTTGGTTCGTTTTTAAGATGTCCGTATAGAAAATGAACTCCATCTTCGTACACATATTCATATATTTTGAAATCCGGCACTTCTGATTTTATTATCTCAATAATGGCATCATCAGAGTCTGGTGGAATGTTTTGTTCAGAATCATTCATAATATCGTAATAACCCCTTTTGTACCATCAACCCTGACAAGATCGCCGTTTTTAATCGTTTCAATTGGATCTGGGTCAGTACTATCAACCATTGGAATATCTGATATAATAGCTCCCACAACAACAATAGGTTCAGCAGACCTGTTTATAATAGCTGCCGGGGCTACATTGTTCTTTTTCAACTGGTACATAACATAAGACCCAACAGTTGAACCTTTCCCCTGCGGAAACACCAGGACCTTACCACTCAGGCATTTACCTTCGAGTTCATGCCCATCCTCCACGACTATTCCGGTAACGGGATCAACACTGCCCAAAAATGATATGGACTTTGATGTTACAAGGGCAACTCCCTCAGCACAACCCCGTGAGATCGGTCTTCCCATCAGGACTTTAATTGTTATCTCCTCCACTCAAACAATCGTTGATAGTAGCAAGCCTTGAACCGACACCGCACATACCCGGAATATAATTCAGGGCTTTCCCTGAATCGGTAAGTACACATCCAAACCTGTCTGTAGCAGGCGAAACCACCATGCAGGTATCCACTATCACCTTAGCGCCACTAGACTCAATTTTATTGACAAGATCCGGATTTGCATCCCGGACATTTCTTGAGGTGCATATCCACACTTCCCTGTCAAGGTTTTTCCCTTCAAGTAGTCTGGCAACCTGTTCCAATTCGTCAGCAGAATAATGGGGACAACCCAGTGCAGCCAGATCAGGTTCATCCTGACAGCCTTTACCAAATACCTCATCGATCTGTTCTCTATCAATAATTATGGTTTCTTTTGTTTTCTGATACAAACTTGCTTCAGGCGTTACATCCTGGACATGATATAATGCCACAGCACCTGATGCTGCCATGGCCGCACCCAGGGCCTTTAATTCATTATTTGACGGCCGGGATGCAAGTTTAAATAATGGTATACCAGATCCTACCAGGGATCCCACCAGATGTCCCAGTGCCCCATAATCAGCACCTTCAAGCCGGTATTCCACTTTAACAGTTACTTCAGGCACCCTATTCTCATCCAAATGGTATCCATAATTTGGAGTTTTTCCGATCAAAGCAGCAGATAATGCGGAAGGGCCGCCCTCGCGATTGGTCCTGGCCCCTATTACAGAGTTTGCATAGGATACGGCCGAGCTTTCACTCCAGGCCAGATGATCCCCAAAGGAGGCCAACGTATTATCAATATGATATGGCGTACACGTGCATTCACACCTTACACCAAGGCGCCGATATGCTTCGATGATC from the Methanosarcinales archaeon genome contains:
- a CDS encoding TIGR04013 family B12-binding domain/radical SAM domain-containing protein, with amino-acid sequence MNVNFKWNKKNRNSLAALMPLIDGAQLVEQPTDGIMVYSFATAQADEVFREIKDASTDSIFIAGGPHPSVRPKECLEFFDYVVIGEGEETLPELIRSIREGNPIDVEGIAYLKVRDCIYTGKRPDVDLDRYPPFCNNLLMGAIEISRGCPHKCGYCQTPRLFGHRMRHRHPEMVAKYAGMMRDVRFVSPNAFAYGSNGICPEPDKVEALLEAIPEGRRIFFGTFPSEVRPEFVTEEMLRLVKQYCHNTSLSLGAQSGSQDVLDQIGRGHGVDEVKNAIQLCLEYKLTPIIDVIFGLPGETPDDQKDTLDLIKWIVDNNGRIHSHYFTPLPGTPLEDGAPSPVSRDVKRSMGRLALSGKVTGVWEPGI
- a CDS encoding site-2 protease family protein, which codes for MNDSEQNIPPDSDDAIIEIIKSEVPDFKIYEYVYEDGVHFLYGHLKNEPKDILKRLWVPLNNMGYDVQMSYELGENVLVVSPIVEQKERIWINVVLASITFFTTMFVGSLFMFGGHPFSNPIDIIKGLPFTLAIMFVLGSHEMGHYFVAKIHGMKTSLPYFIPFPSIVGTMGAVIKNKGPIPSRKALFDVGVAGPVVGLIASIVVTAIGLSLPPVILAVPENGMFLNLSLPPLFLFIGSLLGGIGEDIIIHPVAFAGWVGMLVTALNLIPAGQLDGGHVLWAILGPKADLVSRIMPFILLSIGFFVYDIMHQNGAMWIFWGLFIMLFATGGHPEPLDDADEIGSSRKMLGILVFAAGLLCVTLSPIQM
- a CDS encoding DUF126 domain-containing protein, producing MGRPISRGCAEGVALVTSKSISFLGSVDPVTGIVVEDGHELEGKCLSGKVLVFPQGKGSTVGSYVMYQLKKNNVAPAAIINRSAEPIVVVGAIISDIPMVDSTDPDPIETIKNGDLVRVDGTKGVITIL
- a CDS encoding aconitase X catalytic domain-containing protein, translating into MHLTREEETILEGEQGPTLQKAMEILTALGDIYGADFLIPIKSAQIAGVSYKTIGDAGFEWISDIEGTVVVPSILNPAGMDLSRWQEMGIDEEFASKQIQIIEAYRRLGVRCECTCTPYHIDNTLASFGDHLAWSESSAVSYANSVIGARTNREGGPSALSAALIGKTPNYGYHLDENRVPEVTVKVEYRLEGADYGALGHLVGSLVGSGIPLFKLASRPSNNELKALGAAMAASGAVALYHVQDVTPEASLYQKTKETIIIDREQIDEVFGKGCQDEPDLAALGCPHYSADELEQVARLLEGKNLDREVWICTSRNVRDANPDLVNKIESSGAKVIVDTCMVVSPATDRFGCVLTDSGKALNYIPGMCGVGSRLATINDCLSGGDNN